CTGGCCGGCCTTGTGCAGCGCCGCACCTTCGGCGGCCAGCATCTTGGCCTTGTAGGCCGCATCGTCCAGCCGATCCTCGGCGGCGGCCATCACCTGGCGGTGTAGCAGTGGGCACTCGTGGGCGAGCGCGGGCGTCACGGTAAAGGCCAGAACGGCGATCGACATCAGCACGGTCTTCATGGGTCGGCTCTCCTCGCAATGAATGGTGGGCGGCCAGCGACGGGAACGGAGCGCGAGACGTCAGACGCGAGGAGGCGCGCGATCGGTGGGAGTGACGGCGATCGAGCCGGAGGAAACCGCATCGTCGGCCACGAGCTGCCGCCATCGCCGAGACGGCCGCGGGGCGAGCGGATCGATACGGGCGCCGACCGCCTCGTCTGCCGGTCGGTCGAGCCCGGCGTCGCCGTCCAGCTCGGGCGCGGGGATCCAGACGTCGTCGGATACGATGCCCACCGCCAGCGAAACGAGCAGGGCGAGCAGCATGACCGGCGTGAGCCGGCTCCACCGCGCCGCGCACGCACGGCTGAGCATGACCGCATCGTGGGCGTGGCCATCGCGCAAGTCAAGCCGTCGCGCGGCGGCGCGTCGGATTGACAGCGGGCGGGGGCCGCCGCATAGTGAGCCCACGACAGCGAAGGGAGCCCTCATGGCGAAGCCGAGCACGATACGGGAGCTGCGCGACAGCGGATACGCGCCGCGGACGGTCAAGCAGGAGCTGCGCGACAACCTGATCGCCCGGATCCGCCGCGGCGAGGGACTGTTCACCGGTATCGTGGGCTACGAGCAGACCGTCGTGCCCCAGATCGAGAACGCGGTGCTGAGCGGCCAGGACATCGTGTTCCTGGGCGAGCGCGGCCAGGCCAAGACTCGCATGGCGCGGCTGCTCGTCGGTCTCCTGGACGAGGAGATGCCCGCGCTGGCCGGCTGCGAGATCAGCGACGAGCCGTTCGCGCCGATCTGCTCGGCGTGCCGCCAGCGGGTGGCCGAGCAGGGCGATCGCGCGCCGATCGCCTGGATCCCGCGCGACCGGCGCTACGGCGAGAAGCTGGCCACCCCCGACATCACCATCGCCGACCTCATCGGCGAGGTGGATCCGATCAAGGTCGCGGAGGGCCGCTATCTCGCCGACGAGCTGACGATCCACTACGGGCTCCTGCCCCGTACCAATCGCGGCATCTTCGCGCTCAACGAGCTGCCCGACCTGGCCGAGCGCATCCAGGTCGGCCTGCTCAACATCATGGAAGAGCGCGACGTGCAGATCCGCGGCTACAAGGTGCGGCTGCCCATCGACCTCTACGTGGTGGCCAGCGCGAACCCGGAGGACTACACCAACCGCGGCCGCATCATCACCCCGCTCAAGGACCGCTTCGGCTCGCAGATCCGCACCCACTATCCGCGCCGGGTCGACGACGAGATCGCGATCATGGAGGCGGAGCGGACCAGCTACGCCGACGCCGGTCTCGAGACGAAGAGCCCCGAGTTCATGAAGCAGCTGGTGGCCGAGGTCACCCACCTGGCCCGCCGCTCGCCCGAGATCAGTCAGCGCTCCGGGGTCTCGGTGCGCGTGACCATCTGCAACTACGAGAACCTCCTGTCGAGCGCGCTCAAGCGCGCCCTCCGGCTCGGGGAAGCGGTGGCGGTGCCGCGGGTGAGCGACCTGGGCGCGATCAGCGCGTCCACCGGGGGCAAGATCGAGCTGGAGAGCCTGGGCGAGTCCACCGAGGACAAGGTGCTCGCCAAGATCATGCAGCGCGCGCTGCTGAACGTGTTCAACCGCAGCTTCGGCTCGGGCGAGCTCGACGAGGTGGTGGGCGCCTTCCAGGACGGGCTCAAGATCGAGGTCTCCGACACCATGCCCTCCGAGTCGTACCTGCGTCATCTCGGCCAGGTGCGTCCCCTGCAGGCGGCGGTGCGCAAGCTCGGCGCGCAGGACCCGGCCACGGTGGCCGCGGCGGTCGAGTTCGTCCTGGAAGGCCTGCACCTCAGCAAGAAGCTGAACAAGGACGTGCAGGCCGGGCAGGCGCGCTACCGGGTCGCGTGAGGCGCTAGTGGCCCCGACCTGGTATTCGCGCTGGGACGGCTCCCAGCGCATCGACGATCTCGACGCCGACCAGTTGCTCGACGCGATGTCCGACGATCTCCTGTCGGACGGCGATCCGTGGAGCGCGCTGCGGCGGCTCTTCCAGCGCGGCGCCCGCAACCCGGACGGGGCGAACCTGCCCGGGCTCCAGGATCTGCTCAACCGCCTGCGGCGACAGCGTCAGCAGCAGCTCGACCGCTACGACCTCTCGTCGGTGCTCGACGACATCAAGCAGAAGCTCGACGCCATCCTGAAGACCGAGCGGGAGGGCATCGACCGGCGGGTCGCCGACGCCCGCGAGCGGGCCCAGAAGGGCGAGGCCCCCGAGTCGTTTCGCGAGGCGATGGAGAAGGCCGCCGCCGAGCACCGCAAGACGCTCGACGAGATGCCGGAGTCGCCGGCCGGGCGCATCCAGGGGCTGCAGAACTACGAGTTCATGGATCCCGATGCGCATCGTCTGTTCTGGGAGCTGATGAAGGGCCTGCAGCAGCAGATGCTGCAGCCGTTCCTCTCGAACATGCAGAAGGCGCTCGGCAACATGACTCCCCAGGACCTCGAGCGCCTGCGCGAGATGCTGCGCGACCTCAACCGCATGCTCCAGGACCGCGCGGAGGGACGCGAGCCGGACTTCGACGCGTTCAAGCAGAAGTGGGGCGACCACTTCCCGGGCGCGGAGAGCCTGGACGATCTCATGGAGCAGATCGCCCGGCAGGCCGGGCAGATGCAGTCGCTGCTGTCGAGCATGTCGGGCGGCCAGCGCCGTCAGCTCCAGGAGATGATGCAGTCGCTGTTCATGCAGGACGAGCGGCTCGAGGCGGAGCTGCGGCAGCTCGGCATGAACCTCTCCCAGCTCATGCCGCCTCCCGACGGCCGCCGCTACAACTTCCGGGGCGACGACGACCTCACCATGAAGCAGGCCATGGAGCTGATGGACGAGCTCCGGCAGCTCGACGACCTGGAGCGGCAGATCCAGAAGGTGCGTGATCCCAACGACCTCGAGAAGATCGACCCGCAGCAGGTCGAGGAGCTCCTGGGCGAGGAGGCCAAGCGCGACCTGGAGCGGCTCCGGGAGATGACCCGCAAGCTGGAAGAGGCCGGCTACCTGGAGCGAAAGGGCGATCGGCTGGAGCTGACCGCGCGGGCCATCCGCAAGATCGGCGACAAGGCCCTCCGCGACATCTTCGGCCACCTCAAGCGCGACCGCTTCGGCGGCCACGCGATCGAGCGCCGCGGCGCGGGCGGGGACCGCACCGACCAGTCGAAGCCCTACGAGTTCGGCGACCCGTTCCTGCTCGAATTGCGCGAGACCCTGATGAACGCGGTGGAGCGCCAGGGGGCGGGCGTGCCGGTCCGGCTCGCTCCCGACGACTTCGAGGTCGCGCGCACCGAGACCCAGACCCAGGCCGCCACCGTGCTCATGCTGGACATGAGCCGGTCCATGATCTTCAACGGCTGCTTCCTGCCCGCCAAGAAGGTCGCGATGGCCCTGAACGCCCTCATCCGCGGTCAGTTCCCGCGCGACAGCCTCTACATCGTGGGCTTCTCGCTGTACGCCCGCGAGTTCACCGCGGCCCAGCTGCCCCATCTGGCCCCCGGCGAGTGGAGCGTGGGCACCAACATGCACGCGGGCTTCCTGCTCGCGCGCCAGCTGCTGGCCCGGCACAAGGGCGGCAACAAGCAGGTCATCATGATCACCGACGGCGAGCCCACCGCGCACATGGAGGGCACCGAGCCCGAGTTCGCCTATCCCCCGACCCGCCGCACGCTGCAGGAGACGCTCAAGGAAGTGCAGCGCTGCACGCGGGACGGCATCACCATCAACACCTTCATGCTCGAGCAGAGCCACGCCCTCGCCGCCTTCGTCGAGCAGATGACCCGCATCAATCGCGGCCGCGCCTTCTTCGCGACCTCCGACCGCCTGGGCGAGTACGTGCTGATGGACTTCGTCCGCACCAAGCGCCGGGCCGCCTCCTAGCCGTCTCCTCGATGGCCGAAGCCGCGTCGGTCGTCCTGCTCGTGCGCCACGGGCTGACGCCCACCACCGGGATCAAGCTCCCCGGTCGCGCTCCCGGCCTGCACCTCTCCGACGAGGGCCGGCGCCAGGCCGACCTGGCCGCCGAGCGCATCGGCAAGCTTCCGAAAGTGGCGGCGGTCTACTGCTCCCCGATCACCCGCGCCCGCGAGACCGCCCAGCCCATCGCACGGGCGGTGAAGCGCGCGCTCCGCATCGAGCGGGACCTGGCCGACCTCGATATCGGGGAGTGGACCGGCCTGAGCCTCAAGCAGGCGGCCCGCCGGCCGGAGTGGGAGACGGTGCAGCGCAACCCGAGCAGCTTTCGCTTCCCCGGGGGCGAGTCGTTTCCCGAGATGCAGGCCCGCATGACCTCGGCGCTCGGCAAGATCGTGGCCCGCCACTCCGGGCAACTGGTGGTGGCGGTCTCGCACGCCGATCCCATCAAGGCGGCGGTCGCCCAGGCCCTCGGCACCCCGCTCGACCTGTTCCAGCGCATCATGATCGCGCCGGCGTCCGTCACGGTGGTGTCCTATCGCCGCGGCGGCCCCGCGGTCCTCACCGTCAACTCCCTCACCGGCGACCTCGCCTGGCTCGGGGACGGCAAGGCATGACCGACAATCCGTCGTTCGAGATCGACTCGCCCGATCACTTCACCGCCGGCGCGGTGGGGCCCCCCGGCCAGCGCGTGTTCTACCTGCAATCGCGGCAGGGCGGCCGCCTCGTCACCTTGAAGGTCGAGAAGGAGCACGTGCGCGCGCTGGGCGAGTACCTCACCGGCCTGCTCGCCCGCGTGAAGGGCGCGCCGTCGCCCGCGCGAGGCAGCATCGAGCTGCTCGAGCCGGTGGAGGCGGTGTGGGACGTGGGCTCGCTCGCGGTGGGGTACGACGAGGCCCAGGACCGGGTGGTGGTCGAGGCCAGCGAGCTGCAGGAAGAGGCCGAGGAGGACGCCGGGGAAGCGACGGCCGAGGAGAGCGGCCCCCAGCCCGCGATGGCGCGCTTCCGCATCACCCGGGGCCAGGCCGCCGCGTTCGTCGAGCGCGCGAACGACCTGATGAAGGCCGGCCGGCCGAGCTGTCCCGTGTGCAGCCGACCCATGGATCCGGAGGGCCACGTGTGCCCCCGCTCCAACGGCCACGTCCAGCACTGAGCCGGCTGATGAACGATCAGCCCGCGGCCGGCTTCTCGGGCAGCTAGAACCGATGGGGGGGCGAGCGGACCCGGCCGTCGCCCTCGACCTGCTGGCCCGGGGCGAGGTGGCGCTCAAGGGACGGATGCCCCGCAGCAGCAACGCCACCTTCCTGGTCGAGGTCGATCTCGAGGGCACCACCGCGCTGGCCGTCTACAAGCCGGAGCGCGGGGAGCGCCCGCTCTGGGACTTTCCCCCCGGCCTCTATCGTCGGGAGATCGCCGCGTACCTGCTCTCGGAGGCGCTCGGGTGGGGTATCGTCCCGCCGACCGCGCCGCGTGACGGCCCGCTCGGCGAGGGCTCGCTCCAGCTCTTCGTGCACGCCGACTTCCGTCAGCACTACTTCACGTTGCTCGAGCAGGTCGAGCACCGCGAGGCGCTGCGGCGCATCTGCCTCTTCGATCTGGTCGTCAACAACGCCGACCGCAAGAGCGGCCACTGTCTCTGGGTGCCCGAGGACCGCATCTACGCGATCGACCACGGGCTCACCTTCCACGCGGAATCGAAGCTTCGAACGGTGATCTGGGACTTCGGGGAGGAGCCGATCGCGCCCGCGCTGCTCGAGGACGTGCGTCGCGTGCTCGACGCGCTGCCGCGGGCGCTCGTGGACCTGCTCGACCCGGAGGAGGTGCGCGGCCTCAAGCGCCGCGCGCGCGGGCTGCTCCGCGCGGGCCACTTCCCGGTCGACCACGGCGGCCTCCGTTACCCCTGGCCGCTGATCTGATCGCCGCGATCCGACCGGTCAGTGTCCCCGGCGATGACGATTCGAATCGCCGTGGATCACGTCGCACCACCGGCGGTTCTCGTCGCCGCCGGCCTCCGCGCTACCGGTGAGCATGGCGTCGGACATCACCCGGGCGTCGTCCACACCCTCGCGAAGCGGCATGTGGACGTTGCACCACTGGACTTCCAGGATCTCGTGCAGGGTGTCGGCGTCAGGCTCGCAGGCGGGACAGTAGGCGCGGGCTACGCGGGGGGTTTCGGCCGGAATGTCGTTCATGGCAGGCCACCACGGCGGGTACCGGGAGGACTTCGTCGCGAGTGTCGAGCGATGGCAACCTCCTGTTCGACGGAGCGAACCGGGCTCGAGGCTCACGTTCATTCTACACAGGGCAATATTTCGCTCCTAATTCTGCGGGGACGCCGGACGGCGCAGCGCGGCGGGCCGGCGCGGGACCGCCGGGGCTATAGAAAGGTCTGGTCGGGCGGAAGCCCGAGGAGGTAGCGGCCGACCGTCTCGAGGTGGGCCTGGCGGCCCTGCAGCTGCTGGGTCACGGTGTGCAGGTCGCGGAACCGCCGCTCGAAGGCGCTGCTGGTGAAGATGGCGCTGGATCCTGCCGCGTGGTGCACGGTGTCCACCACCTGCTTGGCCTGGTGAATGCCGTACGTGGAGGCCAGGCGGATCTGCACGCGCTGCTCCAGGCTGAGCGGCTGTCCCGACCGGCTGACCTCGCCCCAGATCCGCGCCAGCGCGTCGTGCAGGAACACGCGGGCCGCGCCGAGCTTGGCCTCGGCCTCCGCGACCTGGAACTGAACCAGTGCGCTGTCCCGCACCAGATGCTTCGAGGAGCGCGGCTCCTTGTCGCGCGCCAGGGCGATGAAGGCGTCGAGGCTGCTGCGCGCGAGGC
This genomic interval from Candidatus Methylomirabilota bacterium contains the following:
- a CDS encoding histidine phosphatase family protein, with product MAEAASVVLLVRHGLTPTTGIKLPGRAPGLHLSDEGRRQADLAAERIGKLPKVAAVYCSPITRARETAQPIARAVKRALRIERDLADLDIGEWTGLSLKQAARRPEWETVQRNPSSFRFPGGESFPEMQARMTSALGKIVARHSGQLVVAVSHADPIKAAVAQALGTPLDLFQRIMIAPASVTVVSYRRGGPAVLTVNSLTGDLAWLGDGKA
- a CDS encoding DUF3090 family protein produces the protein MTDNPSFEIDSPDHFTAGAVGPPGQRVFYLQSRQGGRLVTLKVEKEHVRALGEYLTGLLARVKGAPSPARGSIELLEPVEAVWDVGSLAVGYDEAQDRVVVEASELQEEAEEDAGEATAEESGPQPAMARFRITRGQAAAFVERANDLMKAGRPSCPVCSRPMDPEGHVCPRSNGHVQH
- a CDS encoding sigma 54-interacting transcriptional regulator, yielding MAKPSTIRELRDSGYAPRTVKQELRDNLIARIRRGEGLFTGIVGYEQTVVPQIENAVLSGQDIVFLGERGQAKTRMARLLVGLLDEEMPALAGCEISDEPFAPICSACRQRVAEQGDRAPIAWIPRDRRYGEKLATPDITIADLIGEVDPIKVAEGRYLADELTIHYGLLPRTNRGIFALNELPDLAERIQVGLLNIMEERDVQIRGYKVRLPIDLYVVASANPEDYTNRGRIITPLKDRFGSQIRTHYPRRVDDEIAIMEAERTSYADAGLETKSPEFMKQLVAEVTHLARRSPEISQRSGVSVRVTICNYENLLSSALKRALRLGEAVAVPRVSDLGAISASTGGKIELESLGESTEDKVLAKIMQRALLNVFNRSFGSGELDEVVGAFQDGLKIEVSDTMPSESYLRHLGQVRPLQAAVRKLGAQDPATVAAAVEFVLEGLHLSKKLNKDVQAGQARYRVA
- a CDS encoding VWA domain-containing protein; amino-acid sequence: MAPTWYSRWDGSQRIDDLDADQLLDAMSDDLLSDGDPWSALRRLFQRGARNPDGANLPGLQDLLNRLRRQRQQQLDRYDLSSVLDDIKQKLDAILKTEREGIDRRVADARERAQKGEAPESFREAMEKAAAEHRKTLDEMPESPAGRIQGLQNYEFMDPDAHRLFWELMKGLQQQMLQPFLSNMQKALGNMTPQDLERLREMLRDLNRMLQDRAEGREPDFDAFKQKWGDHFPGAESLDDLMEQIARQAGQMQSLLSSMSGGQRRQLQEMMQSLFMQDERLEAELRQLGMNLSQLMPPPDGRRYNFRGDDDLTMKQAMELMDELRQLDDLERQIQKVRDPNDLEKIDPQQVEELLGEEAKRDLERLREMTRKLEEAGYLERKGDRLELTARAIRKIGDKALRDIFGHLKRDRFGGHAIERRGAGGDRTDQSKPYEFGDPFLLELRETLMNAVERQGAGVPVRLAPDDFEVARTETQTQAATVLMLDMSRSMIFNGCFLPAKKVAMALNALIRGQFPRDSLYIVGFSLYAREFTAAQLPHLAPGEWSVGTNMHAGFLLARQLLARHKGGNKQVIMITDGEPTAHMEGTEPEFAYPPTRRTLQETLKEVQRCTRDGITINTFMLEQSHALAAFVEQMTRINRGRAFFATSDRLGEYVLMDFVRTKRRAAS
- a CDS encoding SCO1664 family protein, which encodes MGGRADPAVALDLLARGEVALKGRMPRSSNATFLVEVDLEGTTALAVYKPERGERPLWDFPPGLYRREIAAYLLSEALGWGIVPPTAPRDGPLGEGSLQLFVHADFRQHYFTLLEQVEHREALRRICLFDLVVNNADRKSGHCLWVPEDRIYAIDHGLTFHAESKLRTVIWDFGEEPIAPALLEDVRRVLDALPRALVDLLDPEEVRGLKRRARGLLRAGHFPVDHGGLRYPWPLI